The genomic region ATAATTTGCTCCTTAAAAAGGAAGGGGGCAGATATTCCGTTCCTTTATCTCCGCGCGCGCTGTTAACATGCAACGCTAAGAAAATATATGCCTCAGGCTGTTTAAATAAAACAAACTGCAAAACCTTTGAGGTTAAAAGAAAAATTAATACAGACGGGTTTGAATGGATTGGGTTAAGAGAATGTTTTTTGCTTTTGCCCGAAAAAACTTTTTGGGCGGCGGGTAAAAGTTTTCAATTTTTAACATGGGCGCGCGACAGCCGCTACTGCCCGGCATGCGGCGTTAAAACCAAACCATATTCTTATAACGCCAATATGTGCCCGTTTTGCAAAAAGGAAATTTATCCCAACATAGCGTCCGCCGTTATGGTGCTTGTGCAAAAGGGGGATTCTTTGCTTATGATACGGGGCAAAAATTTTAAAGGCAATCATTACGGGCTTGTGGCGGGATTCTTAGAAGCCGGCGAGAGTTTGGAAGAATGCGCCGCCAGGGAAGTTATGGAAGAAACAAACTTAAAAATAAAAAATTTAAAGTATTTTTCCAGCCAGCCATGGCCTTTCCCAAGCGGATTGATGATTGGTTTTTTTTCTGATTACGCGGGCGGTAAACTTAAGGCAGACCCCGGCGAAGTGGCCGAAGCGGCTTTCTTTACAGTTTCTTCTATGCCTAAACTGCCTTCTAAAATAAGCCTCGCCCGTAAAATGACAGACGCTTGGATTAAGGAACAAAAAAAGCGGTTTTAGCAGGTAAACGGTGTATAAAATGGAACTTTTACGAGAGATTTTACACTTTATTTTTTATTCTTATACAATGGCTGTTGTCTTTCATATAGGCCTTGCGGTATGTGTAACGGTGCATGTTTTGCTTTATAAAACCAATGTGTATTCCTCAATAGGCTGGATAGGCCTTGCCTGGTTTTCACCTGTGTTTGGCGGCATAATTTATATAATTTTCGGCATAAACCGTATTCGCATGAAAGCGGCCGAACTTAAAGAAAATAACGGCAAGGCTTCTTTTAAAATGGTTTCAGAAAAAGAGTTGAAAGAATATTTAAAAACTATTCCGGATTATATTGTTCCTCTGGCCAGGCTCGGCCTTCATGTTCACCCGGTAAGAGAAGTCAGCGGCAATAACATTGAGCTGCTTATTAACGGCGACCAAGCTTACCCCGAAATGGCCGGGGCGATATCAAAGGCCAAAAAAGATGTTTTGCTTTCAAGTTATATTTTTGATTATGATAACGCGGGCAAAATTTTTGTGGACGCGATAAAAAAAGCCTGTTCAAACGGCGCCAAAATTTATATTTTAATTGACGCTGTCGGCAACTCTAAATACAATTCAAAGCTTGGCAGAATATTTAAAAAATTAAAAAATGTTAATTTTGTAAAATTTCTGCCGCCAAATATACCTATCTCTCTTCCTTTTATTAATTTAAGAACCCACCGCAAAATACTTATTGTAGACGGGAATACCGCTTTTTTTGGAGGCATGAATATACGCGGCAAGTGTATGCTTAAAGATAATCCTAAAAATCCCACGCGCGATATAACTTTTAAAGTATCTGGCCCGGTAATTGACCAAATAAGGGAAATTTTTGTTGAGGACTGGTATTTTTCGGCTAAGCAAAATATAAGGCCTTCTTATTATGACGAAAAAGCAAACCCCTCATTTGCTGCGTATGCCCGAGTTATACCGGACGGCCCCGAGAGTGAGGAAGAAAAAATAATGACCGTCTGTTTAGCCGGCCTTAATTACGCTAATAAAAAAATTAACATTATCACGCCTTATTTTCTGCCTACTGAAATTATTTTAAAAGCTATTGAAATGGCCGCAATGCGCGGCGTTGAAGTTAATATTATTTTGCCCCGTAGTTCAAACCACAAAATAATAGAGTGGGGCGGTGAGGCTAACTACGCCAGACTTCTTAAACATAATGTAAATATTTATCTTACGGGCGCGCCTTTTGACCATAGCAAAGCCATGACGGTTGACGGTGTGTGGAGTTTTATAGGTTCTTCTAATTGGGATGAACGCAGTTTTAAACTTAACTTTGAGGCCAATATGGAAGTTGTTTGTTACAAACTGGCAAAGCAGATAGATGATTACCTTAAAGACCGTATAAACAATGCTGAAAAGATTAAATTTACAGATTATGACAAAATGCCTTTGCTTAGGAAGCTAAGAAACAATGCCTGCCGCTTAGCCACTCCTTATTTTTAAATTTGTTCATACGCGAGGGTAAAGTCCTGCGTTTTAAAATTATTAACGCTGTTTTTATCTGTAATAACAATTTTACTTTGCGTATTATAAGGGGCGTTGTAAGCGGAATATGCGTTATAAAAACCTATAGTTTTTATTTTGTATCCCGATGCTATGTGTATTATCGCAGTATCGGGCGTAATTACTAAAGACGAGCGTTTGATAAGTTCAAAAAGCTCAAATACGTTTGCAGTTTTAAATAAAAAGCTGTTTTTAATTTGCGCCCATGTTTTAACACGTTCAATTTGCGCGGGCATACCGGGAATTACAATTTGGGCGTTGGGATTTTTTGTAATAATTTGTTTTGTTATTTTGTCAAAAGTTTCTTGGTTAAAACTTCTTGCTTCTATAGAGCCGAAAAGGTTTAATAAAATATATTCGGATATACCTTTTTCTTCCAACAGGGAATTTATTTTTTGTTCCGTTTCCGGTTCAACGGGCAAATCGTAAGAAGAA from Elusimicrobium minutum Pei191 harbors:
- the nudC gene encoding NAD(+) diphosphatase, with the protein product MIMRVNSYWFVFYKNNLLLKKEGGRYSVPLSPRALLTCNAKKIYASGCLNKTNCKTFEVKRKINTDGFEWIGLRECFLLLPEKTFWAAGKSFQFLTWARDSRYCPACGVKTKPYSYNANMCPFCKKEIYPNIASAVMVLVQKGDSLLMIRGKNFKGNHYGLVAGFLEAGESLEECAAREVMEETNLKIKNLKYFSSQPWPFPSGLMIGFFSDYAGGKLKADPGEVAEAAFFTVSSMPKLPSKISLARKMTDAWIKEQKKRF
- a CDS encoding phospholipase D-like domain-containing protein, whose amino-acid sequence is MELLREILHFIFYSYTMAVVFHIGLAVCVTVHVLLYKTNVYSSIGWIGLAWFSPVFGGIIYIIFGINRIRMKAAELKENNGKASFKMVSEKELKEYLKTIPDYIVPLARLGLHVHPVREVSGNNIELLINGDQAYPEMAGAISKAKKDVLLSSYIFDYDNAGKIFVDAIKKACSNGAKIYILIDAVGNSKYNSKLGRIFKKLKNVNFVKFLPPNIPISLPFINLRTHRKILIVDGNTAFFGGMNIRGKCMLKDNPKNPTRDITFKVSGPVIDQIREIFVEDWYFSAKQNIRPSYYDEKANPSFAAYARVIPDGPESEEEKIMTVCLAGLNYANKKINIITPYFLPTEIILKAIEMAAMRGVEVNIILPRSSNHKIIEWGGEANYARLLKHNVNIYLTGAPFDHSKAMTVDGVWSFIGSSNWDERSFKLNFEANMEVVCYKLAKQIDDYLKDRINNAEKIKFTDYDKMPLLRKLRNNACRLATPYF
- a CDS encoding glycosyltransferase family 9 protein, with the protein product MKNISDIKNLKNILILRGEGSLGDAILSSCCYREYKKANPELKISVACYGSATAYLQNNKYIDVIYKIPARRVIRPNQRWIGLILLGLRLRIKNFDLIIDSSAKDFLNWRLFKLLAGRGREINASCLSGDFFKKPFHAQELEKEIAKLLIKHDIDSSYDLPVEPETEQKINSLLEEKGISEYILLNLFGSIEARSFNQETFDKITKQIITKNPNAQIVIPGMPAQIERVKTWAQIKNSFLFKTANVFELFELIKRSSLVITPDTAIIHIASGYKIKTIGFYNAYSAYNAPYNTQSKIVITDKNSVNNFKTQDFTLAYEQI